The DNA region CGAAAAATCAAGACTTTTTTTAAATATTTTTTTTGGAGTTATTAACAATTGTTAATATGTTGATGTGTAGACTTTTATGATTGAATTTTTAGGCTGTTTTACTTAAAATCCCGGGCCAGTTTCAAATACTCCTGGATAAAATGGCGATGATTCGCCCCATAATCTTCCATCATATCCTGTATATATAGGGGTACCTCTATGATATCCAAATCCGGCATTTATCTCCAAATTTCGTGATGGCCTGTATTGCATGTCTATCATAAATCCTTCACTCTGAGGTATATTTAACGTCCTGCTATCATGGATTTGGTTTCCGGGGGTAAAATCTTTATACAGGATACCGCTAAATCCCAGCCTCGAATTGACTTGATAATCGGTTCTTAACCAGAGCATTGCCGAAGTCACCGTGCCGGTCTTTTCCTGTGGCATCCCTTCGTAAACCTTTGTATTGATGAAAAGATTGCTGATTCGAACACCTCCTGATAGGCTAACTTTGCGGTTTATCCTGGCAGAAATTGACGGAGAGATGAATTGTGTAGTCATCGTTCCTAAGCCTCCCCAGGAAACAAATGACATTCCTGTGCTTAATGAATACCGGAGCTGGGTTTGCTTTATGAAAATTGAATCAGGTAATTTGCTGTTGCCATTTACTCCTGAATAGCTCTTATTTATGCTTAATCCTGATCCAGTATGGAATTCCTGCGATAATATCAGCAAGGGAAAAATTAGACCAGATATGATAATACAGATTTTTCTGAGCATACCAATAGTATTCCTGAGAATACAAATTTACTAAAACAAATCAGTTAGCGCATTAATGCCGAAAGGTTCTTTCGTGTAAATATCATGGAAACAAGAAGTAGAAGTAGTCCTGACCCTAATAAAACCAATGCTTTTGGCAATATGTGGATAAAAGGAAGTCCTCGCCAGAAAATGTCATAGAATCCTTGTATTGACCAGTAGTTTATCGATATTATCGCAAATTTTTGCATAAACTCTGGCATAATATATAATGGTATCATGCTGCCACCCAGGGTAGACATTATCAGGATAACAATGATGGAAATGATCTCCAGTTGATTATAAGAGCTGCAAATTGAGGCTATGAACAGTCCAAAACTGCTGCATGCGAATGCGGTGGCAAACATCATCAGCAGTGTTGAAACAATGCCGGATTCCAGTTTCAGTCCAAACACCAGATAGGCAAATATAAACATGATAAAAAGCTGAAACATTCCGATCAGGATGCCATACCAGAATTTTGCAAGAAGCATTCGGGAGGTTCGAACCGGAAGGGTCATCAGGCGGGAAAGCGTTCCTGACTCCTTTTCTGTTAAAAAGGAAGCTCCTCTGGTTCCCAGACTGAACAAGAGCATGATTACAGCGGTTCCGGCAACGGCTTGTATTAATCCCCAGCTTTGCTCAGATTCGGCAACCAGTTTAGTCTCCTCTGGCAGGATGTCTTGCAATATATCCTTCTTGCTAAATTTTTCTGCAACTATAGTTTCAAGTGAGGAAAGCAAGCCTGAGGAAAGGACTTCGGGGATGCTTTCCTGCTTGCTGAATTCTTCGTTAATGTT from Bacteroidota bacterium includes:
- a CDS encoding ABC transporter permease gives rise to the protein MWNIIKKDLLILLSDWRAVLLTFLLPVVLVTLFALAFGGVFTDEKPSGLILLVSDADISPASASLIQLLDSVDFLEISKTDAHQATVMIRHGQAPAGLVIHKGFADSLHKGGMLPLEIVFDPARAQEIGMIKGMIMPPLIRFSLGSKISANINEEFSKQESIPEVLSSGLLSSLETIVAEKFSKKDILQDILPEETKLVAESEQSWGLIQAVAGTAVIMLLFSLGTRGASFLTEKESGTLSRLMTLPVRTSRMLLAKFWYGILIGMFQLFIMFIFAYLVFGLKLESGIVSTLLMMFATAFACSSFGLFIASICSSYNQLEIISIIVILIMSTLGGSMIPLYIMPEFMQKFAIISINYWSIQGFYDIFWRGLPFIHILPKALVLLGSGLLLLLVSMIFTRKNLSALMR